From a single Paenibacillus sp. FSL W8-0426 genomic region:
- the dgt gene encoding dGTP triphosphohydrolase: MQWNDLREHRQYPELAKQDGARAAYERDYSRLIHSPTFRRLQGKSQVFGAGTGDYYRTRLTHSLEVAQIAREAARSLLRRYPEVDLGQADSPGLIIDSEVVECAAIAHDFGHPPFGHKGEEVLDGILDDLINAEVKRIMKKSRGAKSPQQEPEIRAELKRKYEHFEGNAHNFRLIMFLEKREDIDGLNLSDAVLLGINKYPYPGTESKKGMYHHEWQYIREVRNRWDIPAGKKTLEAQLMDLCDDIAYSAHDLEDGIKAGKIEVHEHFLQDPHIKKLIVDKITTLEDSFWSGWTREAIAQKVDEVLVTFLRVWNEKMPFCEHDYSRTRREVKAYWVSLFVGSLGVIDDGDWKKVTFVREGTEDLDMLRTVSVLKSFAWVTMIRDLRVQRLQKRSEWMIKRLWDAFLDPETSKSIIPSDWLQRYEKDQAKAQPIWTWEHMVIDYIAGMTDAFAEKIYNELYGLKVGSIYDLD, encoded by the coding sequence ATGCAATGGAACGATCTGAGAGAACATAGACAGTATCCCGAGCTTGCGAAACAGGATGGTGCCCGAGCGGCGTATGAACGGGACTATTCCCGCTTGATCCATTCGCCTACCTTTCGCCGTTTGCAGGGTAAATCGCAGGTATTTGGCGCAGGAACGGGCGATTATTACCGGACGCGCCTGACCCATTCGCTGGAAGTGGCGCAGATTGCGCGCGAAGCGGCCCGCAGCCTGTTGCGTCGGTATCCCGAGGTGGATCTGGGACAGGCGGACAGCCCTGGCCTGATCATCGATTCGGAAGTGGTGGAATGTGCGGCGATCGCGCATGATTTCGGACATCCTCCGTTTGGGCATAAAGGGGAGGAAGTGCTGGATGGCATTTTGGATGATCTCATCAACGCCGAGGTCAAACGAATCATGAAGAAAAGCCGTGGCGCCAAATCGCCGCAGCAGGAGCCGGAAATCCGGGCCGAGCTAAAACGCAAGTATGAGCATTTCGAGGGAAATGCACATAATTTCCGGCTGATCATGTTTTTGGAAAAGCGCGAAGATATCGACGGGCTGAACCTGTCCGACGCGGTGCTGCTCGGCATCAACAAGTACCCGTACCCGGGCACGGAAAGCAAGAAGGGCATGTATCACCATGAATGGCAGTACATCCGCGAGGTGCGGAACCGCTGGGATATCCCGGCAGGCAAAAAAACGCTGGAAGCGCAGCTCATGGACTTGTGCGACGACATCGCGTACTCTGCGCATGATTTGGAAGACGGCATCAAGGCCGGCAAAATCGAGGTGCATGAGCACTTTTTGCAAGATCCGCACATCAAAAAGCTGATCGTGGACAAAATTACGACGCTGGAGGATTCGTTCTGGAGCGGCTGGACCCGCGAAGCGATTGCGCAAAAAGTAGATGAGGTGCTGGTGACGTTCCTGCGCGTCTGGAATGAGAAAATGCCTTTCTGCGAGCATGATTATTCGCGCACCCGCCGCGAGGTCAAGGCGTATTGGGTCAGTCTCTTCGTGGGCAGCCTGGGCGTCATCGATGACGGGGATTGGAAGAAAGTAACCTTCGTGCGCGAAGGGACCGAGGATCTCGACATGCTGCGCACGGTGAGTGTGCTGAAAAGCTTTGCCTGGGTAACGATGATTCGCGACCTGCGGGTACAACGGCTGCAGAAACGCAGCGAATGGATGATTAAGCGGCTGTGGGATGCGTTCCTTGATCCCGAAACGTCGAAATCGATCATTCCTTCCGATTGGCTGCAGCGCTATGAGAAGGATCAGGCCAAGGCACAGCCGATCTGGACTTGGGAGCATATGGTGATCGATTACATCGCGGGCATGACGGATGCCTTTGCCGAGAAAATATATAATGAATTGTACGGACTGAAAGTGGGCTCCATTTACGATCTGGACTAA
- a CDS encoding D-2-hydroxyacid dehydrogenase, translating to MGKIVCFPTLSKEQKQRITDAAPGYSLIVGKAKELDPKQLAEAEIIVGWSPLITEHVLSQDSPLKWIQVWSAGVDSLPFAQLEQKNIRVTSANGVHAVPITEIILGMMLSHSRWLRQAMLHQQHAEWTSPGKPLPELNGKTAVIAGVGEIGTETARILKALGMKVIGVRRSGKDAPHVDRMYDMSGFHEALAQGDYIINILPLTDETHHAYNDAAFARCKPGACFVNVGRGPSVDTAALLRALDNGSLAFAALDVFEEEPLPADHPLWSKENVLITPHIAGSTELYTDRALDIFIDNLQTYLEDGSLHRNLVDYEHKY from the coding sequence ATGGGTAAAATCGTATGTTTTCCAACATTATCCAAGGAACAGAAACAACGGATTACGGATGCTGCACCTGGTTATTCGCTCATTGTCGGCAAAGCCAAAGAACTGGATCCCAAACAATTGGCGGAAGCCGAGATCATTGTCGGCTGGTCCCCATTGATCACTGAACACGTTTTGTCGCAGGACAGTCCGTTGAAGTGGATTCAGGTGTGGTCCGCGGGTGTCGACAGCCTTCCCTTTGCCCAATTGGAACAAAAGAACATTCGGGTCACCAGCGCCAACGGCGTACATGCTGTTCCCATCACCGAAATCATTTTGGGCATGATGCTTTCCCATAGCCGTTGGTTAAGACAAGCTATGCTGCATCAACAGCATGCCGAATGGACATCCCCAGGCAAGCCGCTGCCCGAATTGAATGGCAAAACGGCCGTCATCGCCGGCGTCGGGGAAATCGGAACGGAAACCGCGAGAATCCTCAAGGCCCTCGGCATGAAAGTCATTGGCGTGCGCCGTTCAGGCAAGGACGCTCCCCATGTGGATCGGATGTACGATATGTCCGGCTTCCACGAAGCGTTGGCACAGGGCGACTACATCATTAACATTTTGCCGCTTACCGATGAAACGCATCATGCATACAATGATGCCGCGTTCGCGCGCTGCAAACCGGGAGCATGCTTCGTCAACGTGGGACGCGGTCCCAGCGTGGACACCGCCGCCCTTCTTCGCGCATTGGATAACGGATCACTGGCTTTCGCGGCACTGGACGTCTTTGAAGAAGAACCGCTGCCCGCCGACCATCCGTTGTGGAGCAAGGAGAACGTGCTGATCACGCCGCATATTGCCGGCAGCACGGAGCTATACACCGACCGGGCATTGGATATTTTTATCGATAACCTGCAAACGTATCTGGAAGACGGGTCTTTGCACCGCAATCTGGTGGATTACGAGCACAAGTATTGA
- a CDS encoding MsnO8 family LLM class oxidoreductase produces the protein MEAERSTGESVREKARLGVLDLVPRLGGASAEEALRQAVMLAQHAEAWGYSRYWTSEHHDMEELASASPEVLLAHVGALTKSIRLGSGAVLLPHYSPLKVAESFRLLSALYPGRVELGLGRAPGGGPHAAMALSGNYLQHVSKLPESLTALTQLLEDRYAYEEHPVRARPIPGKSPSLWMLGTNMKSAEYAARFGMGYAFGQFMSDTDGLEAVRRYRDGFIPSADRTEPEVMVAVSVLCAETEQEALDWSMEMERKRQSRGADSKAVPSADEAPPSGGQGPKRHYAGTADQVWTELKGLASRLGTHQLLAVTGGPDYERRLSSYRLLAECVFAHSCKA, from the coding sequence GTGGAGGCAGAAAGAAGTACTGGCGAGAGCGTTCGCGAGAAGGCTCGTCTCGGCGTGCTTGACCTGGTGCCGAGGCTGGGCGGAGCGTCGGCAGAAGAGGCGCTGCGCCAGGCCGTCATGTTGGCGCAGCATGCCGAAGCATGGGGGTATTCGCGGTATTGGACGTCGGAGCACCACGATATGGAGGAGCTGGCCTCGGCATCGCCGGAGGTGCTGCTTGCCCATGTGGGGGCGCTGACCAAGAGCATCCGCCTTGGTTCCGGGGCGGTACTGCTGCCGCATTACAGCCCGCTGAAGGTCGCCGAATCGTTTCGGCTGCTGTCTGCGCTTTACCCTGGACGCGTCGAGCTTGGCCTCGGCCGGGCCCCTGGCGGAGGTCCTCATGCGGCGATGGCGCTAAGCGGCAATTATTTGCAGCACGTATCAAAGCTTCCGGAATCGTTAACCGCCCTGACCCAGCTGCTCGAGGACCGTTATGCTTACGAGGAGCATCCCGTACGGGCAAGACCGATTCCGGGCAAATCGCCATCCTTGTGGATGCTGGGCACGAATATGAAGAGTGCCGAATATGCGGCGCGTTTCGGCATGGGTTACGCCTTTGGCCAATTCATGAGCGATACGGACGGCCTGGAGGCGGTTCGTCGTTATCGGGATGGATTCATCCCTAGTGCCGACCGGACAGAGCCAGAGGTCATGGTTGCCGTTAGCGTGCTGTGTGCCGAGACGGAACAAGAGGCGCTCGATTGGAGCATGGAGATGGAGCGGAAACGTCAATCCCGCGGAGCCGATTCGAAAGCAGTCCCTTCGGCTGATGAAGCTCCCCCTTCCGGAGGACAAGGCCCGAAACGGCATTATGCCGGTACGGCGGATCAGGTATGGACGGAGCTGAAAGGGCTCGCAAGCCGGTTGGGAACCCATCAGCTGCTTGCCGTCACGGGCGGGCCGGATTATGAACGCAGACTGTCTTCCTACCGATTGTTGGCTGAATGCGTGTTTGCTCATTCATGCAAGGCTTAA
- a CDS encoding RsmD family RNA methyltransferase: MKEKLADGGANTPYLYTFACHENEREICALELETMLLSGVEMDDSARSYVRSAIRIAPGRSPFIRGRLDIIAEKRTVSELQPIAAAIRLAEGETFKVVCLKEGDDMPDFGQARLLEREIGMCIRGTARMKHPKMTFGLIQAGGKWLFGRWTEADRDWYDHRHKPQNYSTGLPVHLARALVNIALPETENRRLLDPCCGMGTVMIEALSMGIETEGNDLNPLAVQGARVNLSHYGYDSELVALGDMNDLQGRYDAAILDMPYNLCSVLPDEEQRMMLTSLRRLSGRAVIVSTERVEHRLEQAGWRVLQHRTVRKGTFIRHVWLCSE, from the coding sequence GTGAAAGAGAAGCTTGCCGATGGCGGCGCCAATACCCCGTATTTGTATACTTTTGCCTGTCATGAAAACGAGCGTGAAATTTGTGCGCTTGAACTGGAAACGATGCTGCTTTCCGGAGTAGAAATGGATGATTCTGCCCGCTCTTATGTGCGCTCCGCGATTCGCATTGCACCTGGGCGAAGCCCGTTTATCCGGGGCAGGCTGGATATCATCGCCGAAAAGAGAACGGTGTCCGAACTGCAGCCGATCGCTGCAGCAATTCGTCTGGCCGAGGGTGAGACGTTCAAGGTGGTTTGCTTGAAAGAAGGGGACGACATGCCCGATTTCGGGCAAGCGCGTTTGTTGGAAAGGGAAATCGGCATGTGCATTCGCGGAACGGCTAGGATGAAACACCCAAAAATGACTTTTGGCCTAATACAGGCTGGCGGAAAATGGCTCTTCGGTCGATGGACGGAAGCAGACCGGGATTGGTACGATCACCGGCATAAGCCGCAAAATTACTCCACAGGGCTCCCTGTCCATCTCGCCAGGGCGCTTGTCAACATTGCGCTTCCCGAAACGGAAAACCGCCGTTTGCTCGATCCGTGCTGCGGGATGGGCACGGTGATGATCGAAGCTTTATCGATGGGCATCGAAACCGAAGGCAATGATCTGAACCCGCTTGCGGTTCAGGGGGCCCGGGTCAATCTGTCCCATTACGGCTACGATTCGGAACTCGTTGCACTCGGGGACATGAACGACCTCCAGGGAAGATACGATGCGGCGATTCTGGACATGCCGTACAATCTTTGCTCGGTGCTGCCGGATGAGGAACAACGGATGATGCTGACGAGCCTGCGCCGATTGTCGGGAAGAGCAGTCATCGTTTCCACCGAAAGGGTGGAACATCGCCTGGAGCAGGCGGGATGGAGGGTGCTGCAGCATCGAACCGTCAGAAAAGGCACGTTTATCCGTCACGTCTGGTTGTGCAGCGAATAA
- a CDS encoding TetR/AcrR family transcriptional regulator, with product MAPIDRRQQVIQAAAQSFSMFGYKATTMDQVAKIANVGKGTIYTFFTNKEQLFDQILVEVIQEMKNIAHREVHRESTFFDNLFRVLDSLLEFRRDHELLVKLSQELKDFGTLQAKDGLEKVEKVISDFLASHLEKAKERGEIKDCDPNIVSFMMIRLYIALTSDWNKQHEPLGKEEIKNHFRLFLMEGIAAAT from the coding sequence ATGGCTCCGATCGACCGGAGACAACAGGTGATACAGGCGGCTGCGCAGTCGTTTTCCATGTTCGGCTATAAGGCAACCACGATGGATCAGGTGGCGAAGATCGCTAATGTCGGCAAAGGGACGATCTACACTTTTTTCACGAATAAAGAGCAGTTGTTCGACCAGATTCTGGTGGAAGTGATCCAGGAAATGAAGAACATTGCCCACAGGGAGGTTCACCGGGAGAGCACGTTTTTTGATAATTTGTTTCGGGTGCTGGACTCGTTGCTGGAATTCCGACGCGATCATGAGCTGCTTGTGAAGCTTTCCCAGGAGTTGAAGGATTTCGGGACGCTGCAGGCCAAGGACGGCTTGGAAAAAGTAGAGAAGGTCATTTCCGACTTTTTGGCCAGTCACTTGGAGAAGGCAAAGGAGCGCGGGGAAATCAAGGACTGCGATCCGAACATCGTGTCTTTTATGATGATCCGCTTGTACATTGCGCTGACCTCGGATTGGAACAAACAGCATGAACCTCTTGGCAAAGAGGAAATCAAGAATCATTTTCGCCTTTTTTTAATGGAAGGAATTGCTGCAGCAACGTAA
- a CDS encoding methyl-accepting chemotaxis protein, with amino-acid sequence MFGRFRIKSIGLRISIAFYLLLLCLIVLSVTVIGRLNSMEANTNDITDKWMPAIQQINHLNYTTEHILSLSYRHFDARAEEKKSLSEERTTYIRETAQTIKIYDQKAKSDEEQQHWSDFKAKWEAYLKLNVQAIKLSDEGQTELAKEVSEKGAASFDDLQVNLNYLVEYNREQSDIAAARTIRIVQDGRITIMLGVLAMILITAVSIPIIRSQVVRPLLRVISAVKLIAEGQLNVQDVHTKYEDEVGALAKAVNVMKSNLTSMVLNVRRIAESVNRQSIDLTVASEEVKIGSRQIAATMEESARAAESQAMTAVESTRAVTGLNSHIQQHAEQGRRLQAMSDQVLEQGLNGRMVMEQSVQQMRLIAGTVFASMSKMEQLDRKNEDISKLVQVIRDIARQTNLLALNASIEAARAGESGRGFAVVAAEVRSLSEAVQASVEEITAITEDIQQDSQGVVAELRLGVQETERGQEQVQATGELFRNISESVESMVVVIAKMTEGLKGMQEASARMNGFSQQISAVSEQTAASVEEVSASAEEQVSSMETISGNVQQLKALSGDLLTSIEKLKI; translated from the coding sequence ATGTTCGGCAGATTCAGGATCAAGAGCATCGGCCTGCGCATCAGCATCGCGTTTTATCTGTTACTCCTCTGTTTAATCGTTCTAAGCGTCACGGTGATTGGCCGCTTGAATTCGATGGAGGCGAATACGAACGATATAACGGACAAATGGATGCCGGCGATCCAGCAGATCAACCATCTGAATTATACGACAGAGCATATCCTGTCGCTCAGCTACCGCCATTTTGATGCACGGGCAGAGGAAAAGAAGTCATTGTCCGAAGAACGGACCACATATATACGCGAAACGGCCCAGACGATCAAAATTTATGATCAGAAGGCGAAAAGCGATGAGGAGCAGCAGCATTGGTCCGATTTCAAAGCCAAATGGGAGGCCTACCTTAAACTGAACGTGCAGGCGATCAAGCTAAGCGATGAAGGACAGACGGAATTGGCGAAGGAAGTATCTGAAAAAGGGGCTGCCTCTTTCGATGATTTGCAGGTGAACCTGAATTACCTGGTGGAGTATAACCGGGAACAATCGGATATCGCTGCGGCGCGAACCATCCGCATCGTGCAGGATGGCAGAATCACCATCATGCTTGGAGTGCTGGCCATGATCCTGATTACCGCCGTGTCCATCCCGATCATTCGCTCGCAGGTCGTCAGACCGCTTCTCCGGGTGATCAGCGCGGTTAAACTGATTGCTGAAGGCCAATTGAATGTGCAGGACGTACATACCAAATACGAGGATGAAGTGGGCGCTTTGGCAAAAGCCGTGAATGTAATGAAAAGCAATCTGACGTCCATGGTCTTGAACGTCAGACGGATCGCGGAGTCGGTCAATCGTCAGAGCATTGATCTTACGGTTGCATCCGAGGAGGTCAAAATCGGCAGCAGGCAAATCGCCGCAACGATGGAAGAGTCGGCCAGGGCGGCCGAAAGCCAGGCGATGACTGCCGTGGAATCGACACGGGCGGTGACGGGGCTGAACAGCCATATTCAACAGCATGCCGAGCAGGGACGGCGGCTTCAGGCCATGTCGGATCAGGTGCTTGAGCAAGGTTTGAATGGCCGTATGGTGATGGAGCAATCGGTGCAGCAGATGCGGCTGATCGCCGGTACCGTCTTTGCTTCGATGAGCAAAATGGAACAACTGGATCGAAAAAACGAGGATATTTCCAAGTTGGTCCAGGTCATTCGTGACATTGCCCGCCAAACCAATCTGCTTGCATTGAATGCCTCGATCGAGGCTGCGCGTGCAGGTGAGAGCGGACGAGGGTTCGCGGTTGTGGCAGCAGAGGTGCGCAGCCTGTCCGAAGCCGTTCAAGCCTCGGTGGAGGAGATTACGGCCATTACGGAAGATATTCAACAGGATTCGCAGGGTGTTGTGGCAGAGCTGCGCCTGGGCGTGCAGGAGACGGAACGCGGACAGGAACAGGTTCAGGCGACGGGCGAATTGTTCCGGAACATTAGCGAATCGGTGGAAAGCATGGTCGTTGTGATCGCCAAGATGACGGAAGGCCTGAAGGGCATGCAGGAAGCCAGTGCAAGGATGAACGGGTTCAGTCAACAGATTTCGGCGGTCTCCGAGCAAACGGCAGCGAGCGTGGAGGAAGTATCGGCTTCGGCCGAGGAACAGGTGAGCTCAATGGAGACGATCAGCGGCAATGTTCAGCAATTGAAGGCGTTGTCCGGCGATCTGCTCACTTCCATCGAAAAACTGAAAATATAA
- a CDS encoding ABC transporter permease has protein sequence MKWLERKWVTVPILWLVVLGIWQTGALIYGPDVIPGPWATVLGAKELIADGTLVHYIAISFQRVLIGWVLGSLIAIPIGLLIGQVHVIRVFAEPFLNFIRFIPPIAFITLFLVWFGIGEQSKIALIMYATFFIVILNTLTGVLAVEEDKIRSARSMGASEWQILLHVVVPATTPYIFTGVRLAMGTSYMAIIGAEMIASNEGVGYLIWNSRLFFRTDWIFVGLICLGFMGFATDRLFNWFGRRALRRYGVVSSPAWKR, from the coding sequence ATGAAATGGTTGGAACGCAAATGGGTAACGGTCCCGATATTGTGGTTGGTCGTGCTCGGCATCTGGCAGACGGGGGCGTTGATCTACGGACCGGACGTCATTCCCGGACCGTGGGCCACCGTGCTGGGAGCCAAGGAATTGATTGCCGACGGCACGCTGGTGCATTACATTGCCATCAGTTTTCAACGCGTGCTGATCGGATGGGTTCTCGGCAGTCTGATTGCCATTCCGATCGGACTGCTCATCGGCCAGGTGCACGTCATTCGCGTGTTCGCAGAGCCGTTCCTGAACTTTATCCGCTTTATTCCGCCGATCGCGTTTATTACGTTGTTCCTGGTCTGGTTCGGCATTGGCGAGCAGTCGAAGATCGCGCTGATCATGTATGCGACCTTTTTTATCGTCATTCTTAATACGTTAACCGGCGTGCTTGCCGTGGAGGAAGACAAAATCCGATCCGCCCGCAGCATGGGCGCTAGTGAGTGGCAGATTTTGCTGCATGTGGTAGTACCGGCCACAACGCCATATATTTTTACCGGAGTAAGGCTCGCCATGGGGACTTCTTACATGGCCATCATCGGGGCGGAGATGATTGCTTCTAATGAAGGTGTCGGTTATCTGATCTGGAATTCGCGTCTCTTTTTCCGCACAGACTGGATCTTCGTTGGTTTGATCTGCCTGGGCTTTATGGGGTTTGCCACCGACAGGCTGTTCAACTGGTTTGGGCGCAGAGCCCTCCGCAGATACGGCGTCGTCAGTTCGCCGGCATGGAAAAGGTAA
- a CDS encoding cell wall hydrolase — protein sequence MDLINKNRWVAPMLSVLLVCILGVNLVQASGKWNEASESKQMSEVAAPGPDGQSVAAGDRRVMEDRTSLSASTSLQSDWKHATPAQKWFTTALDKQEKEEAKAKRQVQAAAQAKAKKEAALKLAGTKKAKAAAATTTPPHKLYFTRTKLLSQEDRKSATWSYTVSDKELFLLQKIVMAEAEGEPYEGKVAVANVVLNRLRSANFPDTIHKVIYQKSQFSPVANGRLDRVTPNEECVRAVNAALNGTKEVPDNTYYFLSLTLADDLTVAKSQKKVKTIGNHTFYK from the coding sequence ATGGATCTTATAAACAAAAATCGTTGGGTAGCACCGATGTTATCTGTGCTGCTTGTGTGCATATTGGGGGTAAATTTAGTTCAGGCATCCGGGAAATGGAATGAGGCGAGTGAAAGCAAACAAATGAGCGAAGTGGCGGCGCCAGGGCCTGACGGACAATCCGTTGCCGCAGGAGATAGGCGAGTGATGGAAGACAGGACCAGTCTGTCCGCAAGCACGTCCCTCCAGTCCGATTGGAAACATGCGACACCTGCGCAAAAATGGTTCACGACTGCCTTGGACAAGCAGGAGAAAGAGGAAGCCAAGGCCAAACGACAGGTTCAGGCTGCAGCTCAGGCCAAAGCGAAGAAAGAAGCTGCGTTAAAGCTGGCCGGAACGAAAAAGGCCAAAGCGGCTGCTGCAACGACAACTCCCCCCCACAAACTATACTTTACGCGGACCAAACTGCTCAGTCAGGAAGACCGGAAATCAGCCACCTGGTCGTATACTGTGTCCGATAAAGAGCTGTTTCTGCTGCAGAAAATCGTCATGGCAGAAGCGGAAGGCGAACCGTACGAAGGCAAAGTGGCAGTGGCCAACGTTGTCTTGAACCGGCTGCGGTCAGCCAATTTTCCCGATACCATTCACAAGGTTATCTATCAAAAATCCCAATTCAGTCCTGTGGCTAACGGGCGCCTGGATCGCGTAACTCCGAACGAGGAGTGTGTCAGGGCCGTGAATGCCGCGTTGAATGGAACGAAGGAAGTACCGGATAATACGTATTATTTTCTTTCGTTGACGCTGGCGGACGACTTGACGGTCGCCAAATCGCAGAAAAAAGTCAAGACCATCGGAAATCATACTTTTTATAAATAA
- a CDS encoding glycosyltransferase translates to MRKPRVLLLSEGFGTGHTQAAHALASGIKQLNPQVHSRVIELGKFLNPTMAPLIFSAYRKTLSVQPKLVSLLYRTQYNKSLNGFTRLALHRIFYTQTAQVISQLKPDAVICTHPFPNAVISRLKRQGLNIPLYTLVTDYDAHGTWITPEVNHFLVPTSQVKALLEIRGVDPARIRVTGIPVHPDFWEQGDKTLIRRELGLEQMPTALLMGGGWGLSFDEDHLKSLASWADRIQLLFCLGSNAKMMAKMKEMPCFQHPNIRIIGYTREVSKLMDASDVLITKPGGMTCTEAMAKKLPMLFVPPLPGQEEENCEYFVQAGYGQVIHSPEVIANYFGQLSTGGTLSPEPSSQKTIHSPKTQSYDPTCCAQTVHDLLFPMAAEFISAPKELVSAGITARSLSGTRLPY, encoded by the coding sequence ATGCGAAAACCAAGAGTACTCTTGCTATCGGAAGGTTTCGGCACCGGTCACACTCAAGCCGCCCATGCACTTGCGAGCGGCATCAAACAACTCAACCCCCAGGTTCATAGCCGCGTCATCGAACTCGGAAAGTTTCTTAACCCTACGATGGCTCCGCTGATCTTCTCGGCATACCGCAAGACGTTGTCCGTCCAGCCCAAGCTGGTCAGCCTGCTTTACCGGACACAATATAATAAATCGCTGAACGGCTTCACCAGGCTTGCTTTGCACCGCATTTTTTATACGCAGACGGCCCAGGTCATTTCCCAATTGAAGCCGGATGCCGTGATCTGTACCCATCCTTTCCCGAATGCGGTCATTTCCCGGCTCAAGCGCCAGGGGCTCAACATTCCGCTGTATACGCTTGTCACGGATTACGATGCCCATGGTACCTGGATTACGCCTGAAGTAAACCATTTTCTGGTCCCTACCTCTCAGGTCAAAGCACTGCTTGAAATTCGCGGCGTTGATCCGGCCCGCATTCGGGTCACAGGCATTCCCGTGCATCCCGATTTTTGGGAGCAGGGCGACAAAACGCTGATCCGGCGCGAGCTTGGCCTGGAGCAAATGCCCACGGCCCTGCTCATGGGCGGAGGATGGGGACTCTCCTTTGACGAAGACCATCTAAAGTCGCTTGCATCCTGGGCAGATCGCATCCAGCTGCTCTTCTGTCTGGGCAGCAATGCCAAAATGATGGCGAAAATGAAGGAAATGCCTTGCTTCCAGCATCCCAATATCCGCATTATCGGATACACCCGGGAAGTCAGCAAGCTGATGGATGCGTCCGACGTGCTCATCACGAAGCCTGGCGGCATGACCTGCACGGAAGCGATGGCCAAAAAATTGCCCATGCTGTTCGTGCCGCCCCTTCCCGGACAGGAAGAGGAGAATTGCGAGTATTTCGTACAAGCAGGATACGGCCAAGTCATTCACTCACCTGAAGTCATCGCGAATTATTTCGGGCAATTAAGCACGGGAGGCACGTTATCGCCAGAGCCTTCAAGCCAGAAAACGATTCATTCTCCGAAAACACAAAGCTATGATCCGACGTGCTGTGCCCAAACGGTTCATGACTTATTGTTCCCGATGGCGGCAGAATTCATATCAGCGCCCAAGGAGCTCGTTTCAGCCGGAATTACAGCCAGATCTTTGTCAGGTACCCGTTTGCCGTATTAA
- the thpR gene encoding RNA 2',3'-cyclic phosphodiesterase yields MFTAIRLPSKLQEFLRLEAEWAQTRLDFRKWTDHRDYHITLQFLGDTPSAEIGKLKKVLREASLAFQPFSLNISDWGTFGLERAPKVLWKGVSGDVERLHSLQKHIVESTAQLGFQAELRPYRPHITMARKFVGQVPEHTQNGIFDLLPGHSSPVNSWTVDGFVLYVTRLGQIPMYEVVDTFSFSCK; encoded by the coding sequence TTGTTCACAGCGATTCGTTTGCCGTCCAAACTTCAGGAATTTCTTCGGTTGGAGGCGGAATGGGCGCAGACCAGGCTCGATTTTCGCAAATGGACGGATCATAGGGACTACCATATTACCTTGCAATTTTTGGGAGATACGCCTTCTGCCGAAATCGGGAAGTTGAAGAAAGTGCTGAGGGAGGCAAGCTTGGCATTCCAACCGTTTTCCTTGAACATATCCGACTGGGGGACATTCGGGCTTGAACGTGCACCGAAGGTTTTGTGGAAGGGTGTTAGCGGAGACGTGGAGCGATTGCACTCTCTGCAAAAACATATCGTGGAGTCAACGGCCCAACTGGGTTTTCAGGCAGAGCTGAGACCGTATCGCCCGCACATCACGATGGCGCGCAAATTCGTGGGTCAGGTTCCAGAACATACGCAAAATGGTATTTTTGACCTGCTCCCTGGACATTCCTCACCTGTGAATTCATGGACGGTAGATGGGTTTGTACTTTATGTGACAAGGCTTGGACAAATCCCCATGTACGAGGTCGTGGATACGTTTTCATTTTCCTGTAAATAA